A stretch of Babesia bigemina genome assembly Bbig001, chromosome : III DNA encodes these proteins:
- a CDS encoding exonuclease family protein, putative: MASNSERAEARQRDCSLSVADGHSYTLEPVLQHRSAPIDWIQLQRFVTWLMSVNAKTKCPLNLRNGRVHSHSNVFIAVPYLDSDYLMNDLDALKVVQRSTESGTLYRIKSPACHISEGECDIMKKFLFMEVKKQIRPDESHRIAQFCLTPEMYHNAYNPGHAENEQFEDLDCHPAEFVNKMEADISEDQLLSVLESNVLTPRRLCRNQDQLVAAVNRYRATPFTAELAPESASSSGETSVDDDSVGTPEFKFSDELLRRYASIAYQLRNDGLFPKTFALDCEMVSTTKGTELARITVIDSLLRVVFDALVQPSCTVTNYRTQYSGITEQGLAGVTITLSDVQAALYRMVDCETVLVGHSLHHDLSACEVGHGRVIDTALMYAIQNRRNKPSLKALAETHLKLDLLRDAGHDSYVDAATSMYLAMAGVLDLEPPSTRNIGILGQEAFSLLSRPEEQFPSPVVHLIDPMADHYKHQLDSGITLEQTSDDGSSVDRLVELLRSNRGVDSACYYFLVLRDFQKMCLRKMFESPKNEEAASLTKRANPKSVCEYMTRLSALTDRVVACLDRDDVMMMSNLSGDTAKVDVLSQSLHAKTPGRMSKLSRFLWRLYALGNGEPAPNHANMGEMADAPEPVEKFSRRTQIVTVATLKREHEMAIRDRHLNWAIFLTKKSSNKRKPTSQ; this comes from the exons ATGGCCTCCAACAGCGAACGTGCCGAGGCGCGGCAGCGGGACTGCTCGCTGAGCGTCGCGGACGGCCACAGCTACACACTGGAGCCGGTGCTGCAACACCGCAGCGCGCCCATAGATTGGATTCAGCTGCAGCGGTTCGTCACTTG GCTCATGTCCGTGAACGCGAAAACGAAGTGCCCGctcaacctgcgcaatGGCCGCGTGCACTCCCATAGCAACGTGTTCATAGCAGTGCCGTATCTGGACTCGGATTACCTGATGAACGACCTCGACGCCCTGAAGGTGGTGCAGCGCTCCACGGAAAGCGGTACCCTATACCGAAT CAAATCGCCGGCATGCCACATTTCGGAGGGTGAATGTGACATAATGAAG AAGTTTTTGTTCATGGAGGTGAAGAAGCAGATACGGCCCGACGAATCGCATCGCATAGCGCAGTTTTGCCTCACTCCAGAAATGTACCACAACGCTTACAACCCAGGGCACGCTGAAAATGAGCAATTCGAAGATTTGGACTGCCATCCGGCAGAATTTGTTAACAAAATGGAAGCCGACATATCGGAGGACCAACTGTTGTCGGTGCTGGAgtccaacgtgttgacacCGCGCCGACTTTGCAGAAACCAGGATCAGCTAGTGGCGGCCGTAAATAGGTACCGAGCCACGCCGTTCACTGCCGAATTGGCTCCGGAATCGGCCTCGTCAAGCGGAGAAACATCGGTCGACGACGATTCCGTGGGCACCCCAGAGTTCAAATTTAGCGACGAACTGCTGCGTCGTTACGCATCTATCGCGTATCAACTGCGCAATGATGGTTTGTTCCCAAAAACGTTTGCCTTGGACTGCGAGATGGTGTCCACGACGAAGGGGACAGAGCTGGCTCGCATCACCGTGATCGATAGCCTGCTCCGTGTCGTCTTCGACGCACTGGTGCAGCCTTCCTGCACCGTGACGAACTATCGCACCCAGTACTCGGGTATAACGGAGCAAGGTTTAGCAGGGGTGACCATCACGCTGTCCGACGTCCAGGCCGCCCTCTACCGCATGGTGGACTGCGAGACCGTACTGGTCGGCCACTCTCTGCATCACGACCTGAG CGCGTGCGAAGTCGGCCATGGGCGCGTGATAGACACTGCGCTGATGTACGCCATCCAGAACCGCAGAAACAAGCCTTCCCTGAAAGCACTG gctgagacTCATCTGAAATTGGACCTATTACGCGATGCCGGTCACGACTCCTACGTCGACGCGGCCACCTCTATGTACCTGGCGATGGCGGGGGTCCTAGACCTGGAGCCCCCTTCCACCAGGAACATCGGCATTCTTGGCCAAGAGGCGTTCTCCCTTTTATCGCGCCCGGAGGAACAATTCCCTTCGCCGGTGGTGCATCTCATTGATCCCATGGCGGATCATTACAAACAC CAGTTGGACAGTGGAATTACATTGGAGCAAACCTCCGATGATGGCTCGTCCGTCGACCGCCTGGTGGAGTTGCTACGTAGCAATAGGGGCGTGGACTCTGCGTGTTACTACTTCTTGGTTTTGCGGGATTTCCAGAAGATGTGCCTACGCAAAATGTTCGAGTCGCCCA AGAACGAGGAGGCTGCATCTTTGACCAAACGAGCCAACCCTAAATCGGTATGCGAGTACATGACCCGCCTCTCCGCGCTGACTGATCGCGTCGTTGCATGTCTGGATCGCGATGACGTCATGATGATGTCAAACCTGAGCGGTGACACGGCGAAGGTGGACGTCCTCTCTCAATCGCTGCATGCCAAAACACCTGGGCGTATGTCAAAGTTGTCGCGTTTCTTGTGGCGGCTTTATGCGTTGGGGAACGGAGAACCAGCTCCAAATCACGCCAACATGGGGGAGATGGCAGATGCGCCTGAACCTGTCGAGAAGTTCTCCAGGCGCACCCAAATAGTCACCGTGGCGACTCTGAAACGCGAGCATGAGATGGCAATACGTGACCGACACCTCAACTGGGCGATATTTCTGACAAAGAAGAGCTCGAATAAGCGCAAGCCTACATCCCAATGA